In one window of Amblyomma americanum isolate KBUSLIRL-KWMA chromosome 9, ASM5285725v1, whole genome shotgun sequence DNA:
- the LOC144104944 gene encoding serpin A3-7-like — protein MDNAPQAITVLGCHIFRNLFAQCPNDNVLVSPQAAMIVVSLLMAGAQRSTEREMAEALGVKLPQFHTAMRRILVFAPFASPPPEEEDNVFRMANRILVNSSLPLSDSFRKIGQRVYRTTVTSANLARRSVEERRLVNTWAESVTGIRQAIPADCPLDADSRVVLLSAATLDTLWRFPFPKIPLRRPFGSWMAVPTMSQTATFGYACIEELGVRAVDLPFSCDAYSATIMLPTGKLEDLCVNLTPEVLERVFEAVKERQKVRLELPRFSATFEAELSDVLQKLGIREAFTDEANFRTVTTATPVSLTWVLHKVQLGVHEGVTPTVPLQEAPTPTAPDVVEFLVNKPFVMCVRKGDVLVLLASIQRVHVP, from the exons ATGGACAACGCTCCGCAGGCCATCACCGTCCTGGGCTGCCACATCTTCCGCAACCTGTTTGCCCAGTGCCCCAACGACAACGTGCTGGTTTCGCCGCAGGCGGCCATGATCGTGGTGTCGCTGCTCATGGCGGGCGCCCAACGCAGCACTGAGCGCGAGATGGCCGAGGCGCTGGGTGTCAAGCTGCCCCAGTTTCACACGGCCATGAGGCGAATCCTGGTCTTCGCGCCCTTCGCGAGTCCTCCGCCCGAGGAGGAAGACAACGTCTTCAGGATGGCTAACAG GATCCTGGTCAACAGCAGCctgccgctgagcgactcgtTCCGCAAGATCGGCCAGCGCGTGTACCGCACCACGGTGACGTCAGCGAACCTGGCGCGGCGCAGCGTCGAGGAGCGCCGGCTGGTGAACACGTGGGCCGAGTCCGTCACCGGCATCCGGCAGGCCATCCCGGCCGACTGCCCGCTGGACGCCGACAGCCGCGTGGTGCTGctcagcgccgccacgctggacACGCTCTGGAGGTTCCCCTTTCCCAAG ATCCCGTTGCGGCGTCCGTTCGGCAGCTGGATGGCCGTGCCCACCATGAGCCAGACGGCCACGTTCGGCTACGCCTGCATCGAGGAGCTGGGCGTGCGGGCTGTCGACCTGCCCTTCTCGTGCGACGCCTACTCGGCCACCATCATGCTGCCCACGGGCAAGCTCGAGGACCTCTGCGTCAACCTGACGCCCGAGGTGCTCGAGCGCGTCTTCGAGGCGGTCAAGGAGCGCCAGAAGGTGCGCCTCGAGCTGCCCCGCTTTTCGGCCACCTTCGAGGCCGAGCTCAGCGACGTCCTGCAGAAGCTCGGCATTCGCGAGGCCTTCACCGACGAGGCAAACTTCAG GACAGTGACGACGGCGACGCCGGTGAGCCTGACGTGGGTACTGCACAAGGTGCAGCTGGGCGTGCACGAGGGCGTCACGCCCACGGTGCCTCTGCAGGAGGCGCCCACCCCGACGGCCCCCGACGTGGTCGAGTTCCTCGTCAACAAGCCGTTCGTGATGTGCGTGCGCAAGGGCGACGTACTCGTGCTGCTCGCCAGCATCCAGAGGGTCCACGTGCCCTGA